DNA from Deinobacterium chartae:
TCGACGAACCCTACGTCATGACCAACGGCGGCCGCACCCTGGCCGAAGCCGGCCAGACCACCGCCATGTACATGTTCCGCACCGCCTTCGAATTCTCGGAGATGGGCACGGCCGCCGCCATGAGCTGGCTGCTGTTCGCGGTCATCGGCGTGCTGACCTTTATCAACAACCGGGTCTTTGGCCGCAGCGGCCTGAACCCGGACACCTGAGCCCGGAGGCCTCATGACGACCCTGTCCCCCCGCCGTTCCGGCCGCCCCCCCGGCAAGCGCGCGATGTCCCGGGGTGCAGCCTACCTGCTGCTGCTGTTCGGCGCAGTCTTGACCTTTGCCCCCTTCTATTTCATGTTCGTGTTTGCCACGCACCAGCGCGCCGAGATCTTCGCCTTTCCCCCACCGCTGTGGTTCGGAGACGCTTTTGGCGAAAACCTGCGCCTGCTGCTCGAGCGCCTGCCGTTCTGGCGCAACCTGTGGAACAGCTTTTACATCTCGGTCCTCTCCACGCTGCTCACGCTGTTTTTCTGCTCGCTGGGAGGTTTTGGCTTCGCGATGTACCGTTTCCGCGGCAAGGACACGCTGTTCGCGCTGCTGTTGGCCACCCTGATGATTCCCACCTTCCTCAACATCATTCCCTTCTATCTGATCCTGCAGGCCCTGGGCTGGATCAACGAACCCAAAGCGCTGTACATTCCCGGGGCCGCCGGAGCTTTTGGCATTTTTTTGATGCGCCAGTACATCGCCTCGAGCATTCCGCACGAACTGATGGAAGCCGCGCGCATCGACGGCTGTAGCGAGTTCCGCATCTACTGGAACATCGTGTTGCCGCTGATCACCCCGGCGATGGCCACCCTGGGCATGATCACCTTCATCAACTCCTGGAACAACTTCGTTGGGGCCCTGGTGGTCATGCGCGAAAGCTCGACCTACACGGTTCCGCTGGCCCTGCGCTCGATGCAGAGTGCCGCCAACACCGAGTGGGGCGCACTGATGGCGGGCACGGCCATCAGCGTCATTCCCCTGATCCTGATCTTCATCTTCGCGTCGCGCCGCCTGATCGAGGGCCTTACCTCGGGCGCACTGAAAGGCTGAACCCATGAACGACCTGCGTTTTCCCCTGCACTTCACCTGGGGTGTAGCCACCAGTGCCTACCAGATCGAGGGAGCGGCCCTCGAGGACGGGCGCGGCCCCTCGATCTGGGACACCTTCTGCCACACGCCGGGCAAGATCATCGACGGCGCAAGCGGTGACGTGGCCTGCGAGCACTACCACCGGCTCGAGGAGGACCTCGACTTGATCCGCAGCCTGGGCGTGTCGGCCTATCGTTTCTCGGTGTCGTGGCCGCGCGTCCAGCCCGACGGCAGCGGCGAGTTCAACGAACGGGGACTGGCGTTTTACGACCGCCTGGTCGACGGCCTGCTCGCACGCGGCCTCGAAGCGCACGTGACGCTCTACCACTGGGATCTGCCGCAGGCCCTGCAAGACGCGGGCGGCTGGGGCACGCGCGAAACCGTGCAGCACTTTGTGCGCTATGCCCAGACCGTAGCGACGCGGCTGGGGGACCGGGTCCGCAGCATCGCCACCCTCAACGAGCCGTGGTGCAGCGCGGTGCTGGGCCACGAGACCGGCGAACACGCTCCGGGCCTGCGCGACCGGGCCCTCTCGCGCCAGGTCGCCCATCACCTGCTGCTGGCCCACGGCATGGCCCTGCAGGCCATGCGCGCCAGCGGCGTGCGCGCCGAGCTGGGCATCGTGCTGAATCTGAACCCGGCCTACGCGGCCAGCGACGCTCCCGAGGACCTGCGCGCCGCCACCCTGTTTGACGGGCACTTCAACCGCTTTTACCTTGACCCGCTGCTGCGCGGCCACTACCCGGCGGACATCCTCGAGGACCTGGGCGCCGACGCCCCCCGCGTGCAGCCGGGCGACCTCGAGATCATCCGTCAGCCGCTCGATTTTCTGGGCATCAACTACTACAGCCGCACGCTGGTGAGCGCCAGCGGAAACGCCCGGCCCGAGGACGCCCAGTACACCGACATGGGCTGGGAGGTTTACCCGGACGGACTGCGCGACCTGTTGCTGCGCCTCGACCGCGAGTACGACCTGCCGCCGGTGTTCATCACCGAAAACGGCGCGGCCTACGCGGACCGGCTCGAGGGCGGCCGGGTACGCGACCCCGAGCGCGTCGCGTACCTGCGCGCCCACCTCGCTGCGGTACGCAGCGCTCTCGAGGCAGGGGTGAAGGTAAAAGGCTACTTCGCCTGGAGCCTGATGGACAACTTCGAGTGGGCCTGGGGCTACACCAAGCGTTTCGGGCTGGTGTACGTGGACTACGCGACCCAGCGCCGGGTGGTCAAGGAGAGCGGCGAGTGGTACGGGTCACTCGTCCGGGGCCTCGAGCCGGTCGGCTGAGGTTTCCAGGCGCTCCGCCGGGCCGGATTCTCCCGCTCCTGCGCGGTCAGCCCTCGAGGTGCAGCAGTTCTCGGGCGGTGGCGGCGTCGATCACCAGGGTGCCGACCAGCCCGCCCCGCAGTGCCGCGTGAATCGCGCGCACCTTGCGCGCCCCGGCCACCAGGCACAGCGCGTGCGGGATGCGGGCCAGGGCGCGCAGGTCCGGCCCGCTGGAGCGGGCGTTCATCTCGAGGTCCCACGATCCGTCCGCCCGGAAAAACACCGTGGCGATGTCGCCCACCACGCCCTGCGCCCCGAGGTCCTCGAGGTCCTGGGGGGCGATGTAGTCCGAGGTGTAAATGTACGACCCGGCCTGCGGCACACCGATGCTGTACAGGGCAATGTCGGCACGGGCCAGCAGGTCCTGGGCCCGCAGGATCAGCCGTTCGCGGAACATGGCCGCTCGGGTGGCCGGATCATCAAAGTACGCCGGAATCGGCATCAGGGTGCTGCGCGCCCCGAAGTTCTCGGCCAGGGCTGCGATGATCTCGGCGGCGTAGGTGATGCCGTGCCCGCTGTTGCCCGACCCGTTCATCTGCACGATCTGGGCGTCTTGCAGCGGACGCGGAATCAGCTTGCGGGCCAGCGCCGAGACGGTGGCTCCCCAGGCAACCGCGATGATGCTGCGCTCGTGCACCAGCGAGGACAGGTAGTGCGCGGCAAAGGTGGTCACCGCGTCCTGACGGCGCGCGTCGTCCGCGTCGGGCAGCAGCGGGACCACCCGCACCTCGCGCAGCGGGTAGCGTGCCCGCAGCCGCCGCTCGAGGTCGAGTCCCACGCCGCGCGGGTCGTGCAGACGGAACTCTACCAGTCCCTGCTCGCGCGCCAGGCTCAGCAGGCGCGAGACCGTAGAGCGCGAGGTGCCCAGCTCGAGTGCGATCTGCTCGGTGGTCAGATCGAGCTGATAGTACATCCGCGCGACCTTCAGCGCGTCCTCGAGAGGAAAGGGGAGTTCTTTCATGAGAATGGGGGCCTGCGCCGCGCGGCGGCGTCCGCCGTATCTGGAGCCTAGCATCCCGAGCGGCGGCCCTGGTCAGCGCCGCTCAGCGCAGGCCCTCCTGTCTCAGGAATTCGACCAGTGCGCGCGGATCGTCGCCGGAAAAACCGTCCACGCCCCAGCGGCGCAGCTCGAGCAGGCGCGCGTTGGGCGCAGCCCCTACAAAGACCTTCAGGCCCGCTGCATGCGCCTCGCGCACCTGATCCTCGGTCAGGTACTCGTTCTTGGGTGACCACGCGTACAAACGCGCTGCCGCCGCCATCTGCAGACCTCCGAACGAGCCCTGCTGCTCCCAGTCGATCAGGATCAGGCGGTACTCGGGCGCTTTCTGGCGCACGTACAGCAGCGCCTCGAGGTCAAAGCTGGAAAACAGCACCCGGTCGCGGTGCGGCGAGCGCGACAGCACCTCGAGGGCCAGGTCCACCGAGCGGCGCCACGCCGCCTTGGGACGGCTGCTGGTCTTGATCTCGAGGTTGATCTCGGCGCGGCCCGCCACCGCCCCGAGCAGTTCCTCGAGGGTCGGAATGCGCGTTCCGGCATGCTGGGAAGCTTTCCAGGCACCCGCGTCCAGGGCGCGCAGTTCCTCGAGGCTGAGGTAGTCGGCCACTCCGCTGCCGTCGGTGGTGCGGTCCACGCTGCGGTCGTGCAGCAAGATGCTGGTACCATCGGCGCTGAACCACAAGTCGGTCTCGAGGCGGTCCGCTCCGGCCTCGATGGCGCGCTCGAAGGCGGGCAGGGTGTTTTCAGGATACAGCTCGCTGTAGCCGCGGTGGGCCTGCACGAGCGGCGCAGGCGGGGTCGGAGCGCTCTGAGCCGCCGCAGTACCGATCAGGGCGGCGGCGGCCAGCAGGCGCAGGGGTCGGTAGGTCATTTCAGTCCGCTCCGGGTGATGCCGCGAATGAAGGCCCGCTGCATGAACGAAAACAGCACGATCGAGGGCAGCATGGTGAGCACGGCGGCGGCCATCAGCTCGCCCCAGTTCACCCCGACTTGGCTGTCGAAGGTGGACAGGGCCACCTGGACCGTGCGCAGTTCCTCGCTGGAAGTCATGATCAGCGGCCACAGGAATTCGTTGTAGTTGGCGATGAACACGAACGCGAACACCGTGGCCAGCGCCGGCTTCGAGAGCGGCAGCGCGATGTGCCACAAAAAGCGCAGGTGCCCGGCCCCGTCGAGGCGCGCGGCCTCCTCGAGCTCCTTGGGCAGGGTCAAAAAGAACTGCCGCAGCAAAAAGATCGCAAAGCCCCCGGCCATGTCGGGAATGATCAGCGCGGCGTAGGTGTCAATCCAGTTGAACTTGGAGAGGGTCAAGAAGTTGGCGGTCAGCGTCACGCTGCCCGGAATCATCAGGGTCGCCAGGAACAGCGTAAACAGCAGGCCACGCCCCGGAAAGCGCATGCGGGCAAAGGCGTAGGCGGCCAGGGTGCCGGTGGCGCACTGCAGCACGGCCACCAGCGTGGACACCCCCAGGCTGTTGGCCAGCGAGCGTGCGTAGGTCAGCCCCTCGAGGGCTCCTGCGTAGTTCTCCCAGGCCAGGCGCGAGGGCAGGGCCCAGACGCGGCTGAGCACCTCGTCCTCGGGCTTGAACGACGCGATCAGCGCCCAGACGAACGGAAACAGCCACAAAAAGGCCGCGCAGCCCAGCACCACCGAGATGATGCGCGCCATGCGGCGCTCGGGAGCGGTGGGCGGACGGCGGCTGGAAACTCGGCTCTCAGCGGTCATAGATCACCCGGCGTCCGATGAAGATGCGCTGCGCGCCGGTCAGCAGCAGCAAGAAGACGAACAGCACCACCGAGATGGCCGAGGCGTACCCGAACTCGAAGCTCTTGAAGGCCCGCTCGTACAGGTAAAACACCACGACCTCGGTCGATCCCAGCGGACCGCCGCCGGTCATGGTGTACACCGAGGCGAACACCTGGAAGGAGTTGATGGCCTGCAGCACCAAGATCAGGTAGGTGGTCGGTGACAGCAGCGGCCAGGTGACGTGGCGGAAGATGTGCCAGCGTCCGGCCCCGTCGATGCGCGCGGCCTCGTAGTACTCCTCGGGGATGTCGAGGATGCCCGCGAGGTAGATCACCATGTAGTAGCCCGTACCCTTCCAGACGGTGAGCAGCACCAGTGCGGGCATGGCCCAGGTGGGGTCACCCAGCCAGCGGACCGGCGAGACGCCCAGCGGCGCCAGCAGGGCGTTGAGCAGGCCCAGGCTGGGATGGTAGATCCACTCCCACACCATCGCCACCGCCACCAGCGAGGTCACCACCGGCAGAAAGAACGCGGTGCGGAAAAATCCCACACCCCGCAGCGGCCGGGCCAGCGCCACCGCAATCGCCAGCGCCAGACCCACCTCGAGGGGAACGCTCATCAAGACGTAGCGCACCGTGTTCCACACCGAGTTCCAGAAGCGCTCGTCGTGCAGCAGGCGCGCGTAGTTCTCCAGCCCCACGAAGTTGGCGAACGGCCGCAGCAGCAGGCGGTCGGTGAGGCTGATCCACACCACGTTGATGGCCGGCCAGTACGCGAAGGTGAGCAAGACGGCCAGCGCGGGGAGGATCATGGCATATGCCGTGAGTGCCTCCACGAGCGCGCGTTTACGGCGCGAAGCCACCCCCCCTCGCGGGGGGGCGGCGGACGCCGGCGAGCCGGACTCAGCGCGCATACACCTTCATCAGACGGTTGCCCTCGGCAGCGGCCTTCTCGAGCGCGGCCTTGGGGTCTTTTTTGGCGATCAGCACCTCTTCGGTGGCGGTGGTGATGGCCGAATCCACCTCGTTGTAGAAGGGAACCAGCGTGCGGGGGAAGCCGTGGGTGCGCATCTGGTCGTAGGTGACGCGGGCCTCGGGACGCTTGGCGAAGCGGTCCTTGAGGGTCTTGGTCAGCATCGAAGAACGGCGGGGCGCCATGTAACCGGTGGCGGCCCCGAACTTGGCGCCGACCTCGGCGGAGGTGACGTACTTCATGAAGTCAAAGGCAGCCTTCTTCTCGGCCTCGGAGCCGGTGTTCATCAGGTACAGGTTCGCGCCGCCGATCGGAGCGTAGCAGCGCACGCCGCACCACAGCGGCGCGACTTTCATGTTGAACTTGGCCTGACGGAAGTTGTTCTCGAGGGCTGCGGTCGAGGCGATGATCATGGCCTGCTTGCCCGAGAAGAAATCGGCGTACTGGTTCGAGGAGAACTTGCCGCTCTTGTTGTCGGCCATGCGTTTCCAGACGTTCATGACCGAGATGCCCTGACGTCCGGCGAAGGCGAAGCTCTTACGGTCCGGCGAGAGGATGTTGCCGCCCGCCTGGCCCAGGTAGGCGTCGAAGATCCAGCCGGGCGAGGCGTACAGGCCCAGCGCCCACTGCTCGGCCACACCCTTGGCGTTCACCTTGGTGAGCTTGGGGGCTACGCGCTCGAGTTCGCCCCAGGTGCGCGGAAAGTCCTTGACCGGATCGAGACCGGCGGCCTTGAACAGGTCCGCGTTGTAGTACACCACCGGGGTGGAGGTGTTAAAGGGCAGGCAGTACAGGGCGTCGCCGTAGCGGCAGGTGGACAGCAGCGAGCTGTGGAAGTCCTTGAGGTTAAAGCGCTTGTCGGCGGCGATCAGGTCGTTGAGCGGCAGCACCGCCTTGGCGTCCACGAAACCGGCACCGTGGGTCTGCTCGAACATCACGACGTTGGGGGCCTTACGGGCGGCAACGGCGGCCTGGGCCTTCTTCAGGGTGTCGTCGTAGCTGCCCGAGTACACCACCTTGACCTGCACCTCGGGGTTGAGCTTGCTGTAGTCCTTGGCAAACTCCTCGAATTCGGCCTGGCCGTAGCCTTTGGAGAGGGCCGACCAGACTTCGATCTGGATGGGAGCGGCGAGGGCGGAGGTGCTGACACACAGGGCGAGCGAGACGGCGGCACGTTTGAACATGGGCTTCCTCCAGCGCCTGAACGAACGTGCAGACCTTCTGCAATTCCGTTCAGAACAGGGCATGACAACGCTCGAGGCGCGCTTGCTCCTCGAGGTGAACGCCATCAGTGATAAAGGCACGCGGTCAGCCATCGGTCAGGGCTGGCGAAGTGCTGACACGGTGCGCTTAGGCTGCGCCCATGCTGCTGCTCGGACACCGCGGAACCCCCCGCCTTCATCCCGAAAACACCCTCGCCGGCTTCCGCGCGGCCCTCGAGGCCGGCCTGCACGGCGTGGAAATCGACGTACAGCCCACTTCGGACGGCCAACTTGCGGTGCACCACGACCCGCACCTGACCAGCGGACGGCGGCTGCGTGAGCACACCCTCGAGGAGCTGCGCCTCGAGAAGCCGGACCTGCCGAGCCTGCCCGAAGTGCTGCGGTGGTTTGCAGGCAGCGGCGCGGCACTGCTGAACGTGGAGCTCAAGAACGAGACCGACCGCAATGACGGCCGCGAGGCCCTGCTGGTGCAGGCTCTGCGCGACGTTCCGCTGGGCGGGCGCGTGGTCGTGTCGTGCTTTCACCCGCTCAGCCTGCAGCGTCTGCACGCCCTTGACCCTGAGCTGCGGCTGGGCTACCTGACCTCGGATCACCCCGCCTCCAAGGAACTGCAGGCCCTGGCTGCCCCGCCCCCGCTCTACAGCGTCCACCCGCATTTCTCGACGGTTACGTCCGAAACGATGCAGGCCTGGCACGCGCGCGGCCTGAAGGTGTTCGCCTGGACCGTGAACGACCCGCTCGAGGCGCAGCGTCTGGCAGAACTGGGCGTAGACGGCCTGATCGGAGACCTGCCCGACGTGTTGCGAGGCGCCGCCCCACACGCGGCTACGGCGGCGCGCTAGACACCGAGATCCACCCGCCGCGCCTCGGCCTTCTGGGTGACGCGGGCAGTCCACGGCGGACATTCGGGGCGTGCGCAAATCTCGGCTGCGCGCAGCCAGGCCAGCCCCGCCACCTCCTCGGGGCTGGCCGCTACCGGCTCTCCCCCGACGTATTCGGCCAGGAAAACCACGCTCACCACCGGCATTCCAAAATCGGTCACAAAGCTGCTGCTCTCGAGGTAGCTGAGAGCTCCCGCCTCGAGACCCACCTCCTCGAGCAGTTCCCGGCGCGCAGCGGCCTCGAGGGCGTCATTGCGCTCACCTGCTTCGACCTTGCCGCCGGGAAACGAGAGCGTGCCGGGGGCGTGGGCCTCCTGCTCGCCACGCACGATGACGAGGTAGCGGTCGCCGCGGGCCATGACCAGCTCAACGTTGACGATATGAAGGGGCAAAGACATGCAGCACTGTACCCTGCCGTAACGCGGGCCGCTGACTCGAGCGCAGCCGGTCTCGGCTGCAGGTTGCGCTCGTGGGACGCCCGGGTTCCACGACCTGCTGCGCCGGGCCTGTCAAGGGAAGCGGGAGACAACTCCCGCTTCCCTTGACGGAAAAGCAGCGAGCAAATAACATACATTCAGTATGTATGTTAACGGAAAGCCGCACCGCCGCACGCAGCAGGAACGCCGCAAAGAAACGCGGGCCGCCCTGCTGCGCGCGGCCCGCGAACTGTTCGCCACCCAAGGTTTCGAGGCCACCTCGACCGAACAGATCGTCGGCACCGCCCAGGTCACGCGTGGCGCGCTCTACCACCATTTTCAGGACAAACGCGATCTGTTTCGCGCGGTCCTCGAGGATCTCGAGCACGAAATCGACGCGGGCATCGCGGCCCTGGTCGAAAATGCCCGGCCCCGCAACGCCGAGGAGGGCTGGGAGCTGTACATCCGGGCCCACCTGGTCTACCTGGACCTGACCATGCGGCCCGACATCCGCCGCATTGCCCTGCTCGAAGCTCCGGCGGTCCTCGGCTACGAGGGCTGGCAGGCAATAGACGCCGCCCACGCGCTCGCCCAGCACCAGCAGGGACTCGAGAACCTGATGCGCCTGGGCCTGATCCGTCCGCTTCCCCCTCGGGCCACGGCCCGCCTGATCCACGGCGCCCTCACCGAAGCGGCCCTCTACGTTGCGCACGCTCCCGACCCGCAGTCCGCACGACTCGAGGCCGAAACGGCCCTGCGCAGCCTGCTCGGCGGCCTGCGCCTTGAGGTGACGGTATGAGCGAATTCGTCTCCGAGTACAAGTGGGCCTTGTTTGCGGTCATGGAGGGCTTCTTCTGGCTGATGCTGCTCGCGGCCCTGATCTCGCGCTACTGGTTCGGGCTGCACCGGCTCAGCCTGGTCTTCGTCGGGGCCTTTGTGCTCAACGACCTCGGCCTGCTGCTGCTGGCCTACTTGGACTACCGTGAAACCGGCGAGTTCTCGACGTATCAGATCGTGATGCTGGCGATCGTGCTGTACGCCCTGACCCTGGGCAAAGGTGACTTCAATAAGCTCGACGCCTGGGCCAAACGCACGGTAGCCCGCCTCAAGGGACAAGCGGCTCCGACCGACACTGCAGCGCCCCGGCGCCTGAGTGGCCGTGAGCACGCGCGCGCCGAACGACAGGGTTTCATAAAACACCTGGCGGTTTTTGCAGTGGTCCAGGGCCTCTTGTGGATCGCCGTCGGCGTTCTGCCAGACAGCGAACTGCTGCTGAACCTGAAACGGGCAGCCGCCATCTGGACCGTCTTGCTGGTCGTGGATTTCATCATTTCCTTCTCGTACACGCTCTTTCCCCGCCGATAGGCCAAGCCGGAAAAACGGGGAGACGCCGCGCAGCGCGGCGTCTCCCCTGTCCCGTTTCCTCGAGGACAAACCGTGGTTCAGTCCATCACCGAGGCCAGGCGGCGCACCCCCTCCTCGATGCCCGCACGGTCCGGCAGCGAGTACGAGAGGCGTACGCGCGCGTGGTCCGGTTCCCCCGCGAAAAACGAATGCCCAGGCAGGAACATCACGCCCGAGGCAATGGCACGCGGGGCCAGCACCGAGGCGTCCACGCCGCCAGCGAAGCGCGCCCACACGAACATGCCGCCCCGAGGCTCCTCGAAGGTGATCGCGCCGCCAAGCCTCGAGCGCAGGGCGCTCATCAGCACTCCGGCCTTTTCACGGTAGGTGGCGCGCATGTGGGGCAGCCGGGCATGCAGGCGGTCCGAAGCCAGGTAATGGGCCGCGGTGGCCTGGCTCAGCGTGCTGGTGTGCAAGTCGGTCGCCTGCTTGGCGATGGTGACCTTGCCGTACAGCCACTCGGGCAGCGCCATCCAGGCCACGCGCAGTCCCGGAGCCACGATTTTGGACAGGCTCGAGAGGTACACGGTCCAGGGCTTGGCTCCCGGAACCTCATCGGCCAGCGCCCACAGCGGGGGCAAGCTGGCCTGGGCGTCAAAGACCAGTTCGCCGTACGGGTCGTCCTCGATGACCATGACCCCGTGACGGGCAGCCAGCTCGAGCAGGTGGCGACGGCGTTCGAGCGACAGGGTCGCTCCGGTAGGGTTAGAGAAATTGGTGATCAGGTAGATCATCTTGGGGCGCTCGCGCTCGAGGAAAGCCTCGAGCAGGTCGGTGCGCATTCCCTCGGCGTCGCCCTCGATGCCCTCGACCCGTGCCTGGTACAGCCCGAACACCTGCAGCGCAGCGAGGTAGGTGGGACGCTCCACAACCACCACGTCGCCGGGATCGAGCATGACCCGGCCGATCAGGTCGATGCCCTGCTGGCTGCCGGTGGTCACCAGCAGTTCGGCCGGGGTCACGCTGGCCCCGCGCGTCGCCATCAACCGTACGATCTGCTCGCGCAGCGGCATGAACCCTTCGGTGGTGCCGTACTGCCACGCGTGGCGCGCCTGCTCGCCGGTGGCGTAGGCGGTCGCCTCGGCCAGCCCTTCGGTATCGATCAGTTCGGGGTCAGGCAGGCCGCCTGCGAACGAGATGATGTCAGGACGCTGGGCAAGCTTCAGAAGTTCACGGACGGGGCTGGTCTGGACGCCCTGCATACGCTGGGCGAGGCGGTCTTCAAACACGGTTGTTCCTCCTCGAGGCTTGAGTAAACCTGCTTTTCAGTCTAGAACCTCAAGGGGGCCTCGAGGGCGTGTGCCTAGATAAGTCCGCCACCGGGCAGTCTGCGTCCTGTGCACCTCGGTGCCGAACTGGGACCCGGGCTTCATTTCGGTTAGGCTGAACGCATGCCCTACACGCTGCGCCCCGTCGTTCCGGACGACCGCGACTTCCTGCTGCAGGTCTACGCCAGCACCCGCCTCGAGGAACTGGCGCAACTTCCCTGGACACCCGAACAGAAAGCGGCTTTTATCCGTCAGCAGTTCGAGGCCCAGGACACGCACTACCGTCGGCATTACCCGGGCGCCGAATTCCAGGTGATCGAAGTCGGCGGCCAGGCCGCCGGACGGCTGTACCTGCACCGGGCCGCAGACGAGCACCGCCTGATGGAGATCACCCTGCTGCCCGCCTTCCGGGGCCAGGGCCT
Protein-coding regions in this window:
- a CDS encoding carbohydrate ABC transporter permease, which encodes MTTLSPRRSGRPPGKRAMSRGAAYLLLLFGAVLTFAPFYFMFVFATHQRAEIFAFPPPLWFGDAFGENLRLLLERLPFWRNLWNSFYISVLSTLLTLFFCSLGGFGFAMYRFRGKDTLFALLLATLMIPTFLNIIPFYLILQALGWINEPKALYIPGAAGAFGIFLMRQYIASSIPHELMEAARIDGCSEFRIYWNIVLPLITPAMATLGMITFINSWNNFVGALVVMRESSTYTVPLALRSMQSAANTEWGALMAGTAISVIPLILIFIFASRRLIEGLTSGALKG
- a CDS encoding GH1 family beta-glucosidase; translated protein: MNDLRFPLHFTWGVATSAYQIEGAALEDGRGPSIWDTFCHTPGKIIDGASGDVACEHYHRLEEDLDLIRSLGVSAYRFSVSWPRVQPDGSGEFNERGLAFYDRLVDGLLARGLEAHVTLYHWDLPQALQDAGGWGTRETVQHFVRYAQTVATRLGDRVRSIATLNEPWCSAVLGHETGEHAPGLRDRALSRQVAHHLLLAHGMALQAMRASGVRAELGIVLNLNPAYAASDAPEDLRAATLFDGHFNRFYLDPLLRGHYPADILEDLGADAPRVQPGDLEIIRQPLDFLGINYYSRTLVSASGNARPEDAQYTDMGWEVYPDGLRDLLLRLDREYDLPPVFITENGAAYADRLEGGRVRDPERVAYLRAHLAAVRSALEAGVKVKGYFAWSLMDNFEWAWGYTKRFGLVYVDYATQRRVVKESGEWYGSLVRGLEPVG
- a CDS encoding sugar-binding transcriptional regulator, with the protein product MKELPFPLEDALKVARMYYQLDLTTEQIALELGTSRSTVSRLLSLAREQGLVEFRLHDPRGVGLDLERRLRARYPLREVRVVPLLPDADDARRQDAVTTFAAHYLSSLVHERSIIAVAWGATVSALARKLIPRPLQDAQIVQMNGSGNSGHGITYAAEIIAALAENFGARSTLMPIPAYFDDPATRAAMFRERLILRAQDLLARADIALYSIGVPQAGSYIYTSDYIAPQDLEDLGAQGVVGDIATVFFRADGSWDLEMNARSSGPDLRALARIPHALCLVAGARKVRAIHAALRGGLVGTLVIDAATARELLHLEG
- a CDS encoding glycerophosphodiester phosphodiesterase, which codes for MTYRPLRLLAAAALIGTAAAQSAPTPPAPLVQAHRGYSELYPENTLPAFERAIEAGADRLETDLWFSADGTSILLHDRSVDRTTDGSGVADYLSLEELRALDAGAWKASQHAGTRIPTLEELLGAVAGRAEINLEIKTSSRPKAAWRRSVDLALEVLSRSPHRDRVLFSSFDLEALLYVRQKAPEYRLILIDWEQQGSFGGLQMAAAARLYAWSPKNEYLTEDQVREAHAAGLKVFVGAAPNARLLELRRWGVDGFSGDDPRALVEFLRQEGLR
- a CDS encoding carbohydrate ABC transporter permease, with the translated sequence MTAESRVSSRRPPTAPERRMARIISVVLGCAAFLWLFPFVWALIASFKPEDEVLSRVWALPSRLAWENYAGALEGLTYARSLANSLGVSTLVAVLQCATGTLAAYAFARMRFPGRGLLFTLFLATLMIPGSVTLTANFLTLSKFNWIDTYAALIIPDMAGGFAIFLLRQFFLTLPKELEEAARLDGAGHLRFLWHIALPLSKPALATVFAFVFIANYNEFLWPLIMTSSEELRTVQVALSTFDSQVGVNWGELMAAAVLTMLPSIVLFSFMQRAFIRGITRSGLK
- a CDS encoding ABC transporter permease subunit; translated protein: MEALTAYAMILPALAVLLTFAYWPAINVVWISLTDRLLLRPFANFVGLENYARLLHDERFWNSVWNTVRYVLMSVPLEVGLALAIAVALARPLRGVGFFRTAFFLPVVTSLVAVAMVWEWIYHPSLGLLNALLAPLGVSPVRWLGDPTWAMPALVLLTVWKGTGYYMVIYLAGILDIPEEYYEAARIDGAGRWHIFRHVTWPLLSPTTYLILVLQAINSFQVFASVYTMTGGGPLGSTEVVVFYLYERAFKSFEFGYASAISVVLFVFLLLLTGAQRIFIGRRVIYDR
- a CDS encoding ABC transporter substrate-binding protein, which encodes MFKRAAVSLALCVSTSALAAPIQIEVWSALSKGYGQAEFEEFAKDYSKLNPEVQVKVVYSGSYDDTLKKAQAAVAARKAPNVVMFEQTHGAGFVDAKAVLPLNDLIAADKRFNLKDFHSSLLSTCRYGDALYCLPFNTSTPVVYYNADLFKAAGLDPVKDFPRTWGELERVAPKLTKVNAKGVAEQWALGLYASPGWIFDAYLGQAGGNILSPDRKSFAFAGRQGISVMNVWKRMADNKSGKFSSNQYADFFSGKQAMIIASTAALENNFRQAKFNMKVAPLWCGVRCYAPIGGANLYLMNTGSEAEKKAAFDFMKYVTSAEVGAKFGAATGYMAPRRSSMLTKTLKDRFAKRPEARVTYDQMRTHGFPRTLVPFYNEVDSAITTATEEVLIAKKDPKAALEKAAAEGNRLMKVYAR
- a CDS encoding glycerophosphodiester phosphodiesterase; translated protein: MLLLGHRGTPRLHPENTLAGFRAALEAGLHGVEIDVQPTSDGQLAVHHDPHLTSGRRLREHTLEELRLEKPDLPSLPEVLRWFAGSGAALLNVELKNETDRNDGREALLVQALRDVPLGGRVVVSCFHPLSLQRLHALDPELRLGYLTSDHPASKELQALAAPPPLYSVHPHFSTVTSETMQAWHARGLKVFAWTVNDPLEAQRLAELGVDGLIGDLPDVLRGAAPHAATAAR
- a CDS encoding NUDIX domain-containing protein — its product is MSLPLHIVNVELVMARGDRYLVIVRGEQEAHAPGTLSFPGGKVEAGERNDALEAAARRELLEEVGLEAGALSYLESSSFVTDFGMPVVSVVFLAEYVGGEPVAASPEEVAGLAWLRAAEICARPECPPWTARVTQKAEARRVDLGV
- a CDS encoding TetR/AcrR family transcriptional regulator, with the protein product MYVNGKPHRRTQQERRKETRAALLRAARELFATQGFEATSTEQIVGTAQVTRGALYHHFQDKRDLFRAVLEDLEHEIDAGIAALVENARPRNAEEGWELYIRAHLVYLDLTMRPDIRRIALLEAPAVLGYEGWQAIDAAHALAQHQQGLENLMRLGLIRPLPPRATARLIHGALTEAALYVAHAPDPQSARLEAETALRSLLGGLRLEVTV
- a CDS encoding aminotransferase class I/II-fold pyridoxal phosphate-dependent enzyme, which translates into the protein MFEDRLAQRMQGVQTSPVRELLKLAQRPDIISFAGGLPDPELIDTEGLAEATAYATGEQARHAWQYGTTEGFMPLREQIVRLMATRGASVTPAELLVTTGSQQGIDLIGRVMLDPGDVVVVERPTYLAALQVFGLYQARVEGIEGDAEGMRTDLLEAFLERERPKMIYLITNFSNPTGATLSLERRRHLLELAARHGVMVIEDDPYGELVFDAQASLPPLWALADEVPGAKPWTVYLSSLSKIVAPGLRVAWMALPEWLYGKVTIAKQATDLHTSTLSQATAAHYLASDRLHARLPHMRATYREKAGVLMSALRSRLGGAITFEEPRGGMFVWARFAGGVDASVLAPRAIASGVMFLPGHSFFAGEPDHARVRLSYSLPDRAGIEEGVRRLASVMD